One stretch of Deltaproteobacteria bacterium DNA includes these proteins:
- a CDS encoding glycosyltransferase family 2 protein yields MKRNRAAVIIPVYNHEEKVEEVIRQAMDLFLPIFIVDDGSTDATYERIKDIPGITVLRHAKNMGKGAALMTGFSAAARTSEWAITVDADGQHNPADAWNLFRVVPTEQRPIVVGYRKGMGRRHVPLASRFGRGFSNFWVRTSGGPSLRDTQSGFRLYPLPDILYVPADGRRFQYEVEILVRARWRGMPVLEAPVGVTYAPRGERVSHYRGFVDFFRNASTFSRLIILRWFILPFVRIRGC; encoded by the coding sequence ATGAAGCGTAACAGAGCGGCTGTCATTATTCCGGTTTACAACCACGAAGAAAAAGTGGAAGAGGTCATCAGGCAGGCAATGGATCTGTTCCTACCTATTTTTATTGTCGATGACGGATCCACCGACGCCACTTACGAGCGGATTAAGGACATTCCAGGCATCACCGTCCTCCGTCACGCGAAGAACATGGGCAAGGGAGCCGCCCTTATGACGGGCTTTTCCGCCGCCGCCCGTACATCCGAATGGGCGATTACCGTGGACGCCGATGGTCAGCACAACCCGGCGGACGCCTGGAATCTGTTCCGCGTTGTACCCACCGAACAGCGACCCATTGTCGTCGGGTATCGCAAGGGTATGGGGCGTCGTCATGTTCCCCTCGCCAGCCGTTTCGGCCGGGGTTTTTCGAACTTTTGGGTTCGGACATCCGGTGGTCCCTCCCTCCGGGACACCCAGAGCGGTTTCAGACTCTACCCCCTACCTGACATATTGTATGTCCCGGCAGACGGCCGACGCTTCCAGTATGAAGTGGAAATCCTGGTTCGGGCCAGGTGGCGGGGGATGCCCGTTCTGGAAGCCCCGGTCGGCGTCACCTATGCTCCCCGCGGGGAGCGCGTATCTCATTACCGGGGATTTGTCGATTTCTTCAGAAACGCCTCCACATTCAGCCGCTTGATTATCCTGCGGTGGTTCATTCTGCCTTTTGTCAGGATCAGGGGATGCTGA